One Candidatus Paceibacterota bacterium DNA segment encodes these proteins:
- a CDS encoding PD-(D/E)XK nuclease family protein — MAFARPMRISRSGLKLFLECPRCFWLDTHHKIKRPPSYPYTLAAAVDYLVKQEFDTYRVRGVLPEVLVRAGIDAKLYDGPDLETWRNNFKGIAYTDEDLQATLYGAIDDILTFADGSLAVVDYKSTGAREITVYADYQKQMDTYTYILQHMGYTTQPHAYFVFYMADKTGGGFKDALPFTSAVRQVSVDPSWVPDAFARAVTTSRQKEAPAPAPQCVHCYYVASAAAHGLPELAATDRDADYVIVPE; from the coding sequence ATGGCATTCGCACGCCCCATGCGCATCTCGCGGAGTGGCTTAAAGCTCTTTCTAGAGTGCCCGCGTTGTTTTTGGCTCGACACGCACCATAAAATCAAACGGCCGCCGAGCTACCCCTACACCCTCGCCGCCGCAGTAGACTATCTCGTGAAGCAAGAATTCGACACGTATCGTGTTCGCGGCGTGCTCCCTGAGGTGCTTGTGCGTGCTGGCATTGATGCGAAGCTCTACGACGGACCGGACTTGGAAACATGGCGCAATAACTTCAAAGGCATCGCCTACACTGATGAAGACCTGCAAGCAACGCTCTATGGTGCTATAGATGACATTCTCACATTCGCTGACGGTTCGCTTGCGGTAGTGGATTATAAATCAACGGGCGCACGCGAGATAACGGTGTACGCGGATTACCAAAAGCAGATGGACACCTACACGTACATTCTCCAGCACATGGGATATACTACGCAGCCGCATGCATATTTTGTATTCTACATGGCGGATAAAACGGGCGGGGGCTTTAAAGATGCGCTACCGTTTACAAGTGCGGTGCGACAGGTGTCTGTGGATCCTTCGTGGGTGCCAGACGCATTTGCTCGTGCGGTTACTACGTCGCGCCAGAAAGAAGCACCAGCGCCTGCGCCACAGTGCGTACACTGTTACTATGTTGCGAGCGCCGCGGCACATGGCTTGCCCGAGCTCGCCGCGACAGACCGTGACGCTGATTACGTGATTGTCCCTGAATAA
- a CDS encoding DUF378 domain-containing protein: MYKLTFWLLIIGGLNWLLLGLFNWEIGYFLVDIASWLPRVIYVAVGLSAIYQLLRRS; the protein is encoded by the coding sequence ATGTATAAACTCACCTTCTGGTTGTTGATCATTGGTGGCTTGAACTGGCTCTTGCTGGGCTTGTTCAACTGGGAAATCGGATACTTCCTAGTAGATATCGCTTCGTGGCTTCCAAGAGTCATCTATGTTGCCGTCGGTCTCTCGGCAATATACCAGTTGCTCCGTCGTTCATAA
- the secA gene encoding preprotein translocase subunit SecA, whose protein sequence is MSLFSRIFGDANERAIRALSPLVAQVNALEEEMQALSDADLRAKTSEFRARLANGATLEDLMPEAFAAVREASRRTLNKRHFDVQIMGGAVLHKGAIAEMRTGEGKTLVATLPTYLNALEGKGAHVVTVNDYLSRRDAVWMGQIYDALGMTVGCINHDASYQYDATHQSTKAESGDAADEARDVTGGFRVVHEFLRPVERKEAYAADITYGTNNEYGFDYLRDNMAYRAEDMVQRGHHFALVDEVDSILIDEARTPLIISAPDQESTQLYETFARIVPELQQESDFTIDEKLKAVSITEAGIEKVEKRLGIGNIYDEGGVRYVHHLEEALRAHVFFKRDRDYVIREGEIVIVDEFTGRLMPGRRWSGGLHQAVEAKEGVRIQKEQRTLATVTFQNYFRLYTKLSGMTGTARTSGEEFHKVYSLDVISVPTHRPMIRADQPDRVYKTEAGKFRAVVREVRERIAQGQPVLIGTSSIQKNELMDQLLTQEGIPHNTLNAKNHEKEAEIIAQAGKSGAVTVATNLAGRGVDILLGGNPPTPEDAEKVRTAGGLHVIGTERHDSRRVDDQLRGRAGRQGDPGSSQFFVSLDDELVRIFAGDRVKNLLERLGLGEDDVIEHSMLTSAIAQAQTRVEGHHFDSRKYVLEYDDVMNKHREAIYGLRRKALMGEDLASYVRDAIQEAIDAMVRTHMSVETGAWDTKQIAESFAALVPGASVQKALEEKSESGSPEDVIAFLSEEAARAYALKEEKIGADSMRQVERMVLLRTIDTLWMDHLELMEHLRDSVRLRAYGQREPLVEYKLEAQRMFNELLAGVRGQLAHVIYKVEVTQQPRPTPMQETMTLQKGQEAVASPSTQSAQGSVGRNDPCPCGSGKKYKKCHGA, encoded by the coding sequence ATGTCTTTATTCTCACGCATATTTGGCGATGCCAATGAGCGCGCGATTCGCGCGCTTTCTCCGCTTGTTGCGCAAGTCAACGCACTCGAAGAGGAGATGCAGGCACTTTCTGATGCTGATCTTCGCGCAAAGACGAGCGAATTTCGCGCGCGGCTTGCAAATGGTGCAACGCTCGAAGATCTCATGCCCGAAGCGTTCGCTGCGGTTCGTGAAGCATCGCGACGCACACTCAACAAGCGACATTTTGATGTTCAAATAATGGGCGGCGCAGTATTGCACAAGGGCGCTATCGCAGAAATGCGCACCGGTGAGGGGAAAACGCTCGTTGCTACGCTCCCCACGTATCTTAATGCCCTTGAGGGCAAGGGTGCACATGTGGTTACGGTGAACGACTACCTCTCCCGCCGTGATGCGGTGTGGATGGGGCAAATCTACGATGCGCTCGGCATGACCGTTGGCTGCATCAACCACGATGCGAGCTATCAGTATGATGCGACGCACCAGAGCACGAAGGCGGAATCAGGAGACGCAGCAGACGAGGCGCGTGATGTCACGGGTGGTTTTCGTGTTGTGCATGAGTTTTTGCGTCCCGTAGAGCGTAAAGAAGCGTACGCGGCAGACATTACCTATGGCACGAACAACGAATACGGGTTCGATTATCTCCGCGACAACATGGCATACCGTGCTGAAGACATGGTACAGCGAGGGCACCACTTTGCGCTCGTAGACGAAGTCGACTCTATTCTCATTGATGAAGCGCGCACGCCACTCATTATTTCAGCTCCAGATCAGGAGAGCACACAGCTCTACGAAACATTTGCGCGCATTGTGCCCGAGCTCCAACAGGAATCTGATTTTACGATTGATGAAAAACTCAAAGCAGTAAGTATCACTGAAGCAGGCATTGAAAAAGTAGAGAAGCGTTTAGGAATCGGCAACATCTACGACGAAGGGGGTGTGCGCTACGTACACCACCTCGAAGAAGCACTTCGCGCCCATGTCTTCTTTAAGCGCGATCGCGACTACGTCATCCGTGAAGGAGAAATAGTGATCGTTGACGAATTCACGGGCCGCCTCATGCCCGGACGTCGCTGGTCCGGTGGGCTCCACCAAGCGGTAGAAGCAAAAGAAGGTGTGCGCATTCAAAAGGAACAGCGCACGCTCGCAACGGTGACATTCCAGAATTACTTCCGTCTCTATACAAAACTCTCAGGCATGACGGGTACGGCACGCACCTCGGGTGAAGAATTTCATAAGGTATATAGTCTCGATGTTATTTCGGTGCCGACGCACCGCCCCATGATTCGTGCAGACCAGCCAGACCGCGTGTACAAAACAGAAGCAGGCAAATTCCGTGCCGTGGTTCGCGAAGTGCGCGAGCGTATCGCACAAGGTCAGCCCGTGCTTATCGGCACGTCGTCTATCCAGAAAAATGAACTCATGGACCAACTCCTCACGCAGGAGGGCATTCCTCACAACACGTTGAATGCAAAGAACCATGAAAAAGAAGCAGAAATTATCGCGCAAGCGGGCAAGAGCGGAGCGGTAACCGTGGCAACTAACCTCGCTGGCCGTGGCGTGGACATTCTTTTGGGTGGCAACCCACCAACGCCAGAGGATGCAGAAAAAGTTCGCACTGCGGGCGGCTTGCATGTGATTGGCACAGAGCGTCATGACTCTCGCCGTGTTGATGATCAGCTCCGCGGCCGCGCAGGTCGTCAGGGTGACCCTGGCTCTTCGCAATTTTTTGTATCACTGGATGACGAGCTCGTGCGTATTTTTGCGGGCGACCGCGTCAAAAACCTTTTGGAACGGTTGGGACTGGGTGAAGACGACGTCATTGAGCATTCCATGCTGACGTCCGCAATTGCGCAGGCACAAACGCGCGTAGAGGGGCACCATTTTGATAGCCGCAAGTACGTCCTTGAATACGATGACGTCATGAACAAGCACCGCGAGGCGATCTACGGCCTTCGCCGCAAAGCGCTCATGGGCGAAGATCTCGCTTCCTATGTGCGTGATGCGATTCAAGAAGCAATCGATGCCATGGTTCGCACGCACATGAGCGTTGAAACCGGTGCGTGGGATACAAAGCAGATCGCCGAATCATTCGCTGCGCTTGTTCCCGGGGCTTCTGTGCAGAAGGCTCTGGAAGAAAAGAGCGAATCAGGGTCTCCGGAAGACGTGATTGCATTTCTCTCTGAAGAGGCGGCGCGTGCCTATGCGCTGAAAGAAGAAAAGATTGGCGCTGATTCTATGCGTCAAGTGGAGCGCATGGTGCTTCTGCGCACCATTGATACGCTCTGGATGGATCACTTGGAGCTCATGGAGCACTTGCGAGATTCTGTACGCCTGCGCGCCTATGGTCAGCGCGAGCCACTCGTAGAATATAAACTTGAAGCACAGCGCATGTTCAACGAACTCCTTGCGGGAGTCCGTGGTCAGCTTGCGCACGTGATCTACAAAGTAGAGGTAACGCAACAGCCGCGCCCAACACCGATGCAAGAAACGATGACCCTGCAAAAAGGACAAGAAGCAGTTGCTTCGCCATCGACACAATCAGCGCAGGGAAGTGTTGGCCGCAATGACCCGTGCCCTTGCGGCAGCGGAAAGAAGTATAAAAAGTGTCACGGGGCGTAG
- the raiA gene encoding ribosome-associated translation inhibitor RaiA: MPMKLDITCKMIELTNPLRAFVEEKIGSLDRGVPELKEGYAVVEIGKPSRHHKSGEVFYAEAMLKMGRATLRAESTHHDLRAAIVDVREALKAQLAKRKEKALARRTKKR; the protein is encoded by the coding sequence ATGCCTATGAAACTCGATATTACCTGTAAAATGATCGAGCTCACAAACCCGCTTCGCGCGTTTGTGGAAGAGAAGATTGGCAGCTTGGATCGTGGAGTTCCTGAATTGAAAGAGGGCTACGCAGTGGTGGAGATCGGCAAGCCATCGCGCCATCACAAAAGTGGTGAAGTGTTCTACGCTGAAGCGATGCTGAAAATGGGTCGCGCTACGCTCCGCGCAGAGAGCACCCACCATGATCTTCGCGCCGCCATTGTTGACGTACGTGAGGCGCTCAAGGCACAGCTTGCAAAGCGTAAAGAAAAAGCCCTCGCTCGCAGGACCAAGAAGAGATAG
- a CDS encoding sugar transferase produces the protein MRRFLILCADIVALAGALALTIWARYPDTFEAQFLLHGIPFLLIGLAWIIGLYIANLYDLTAQNTSAHIASGVIQGAALASAASIALFYLSPFFEITPKTNLFLFITIATCLLITARMIVIRASARIALRTLFIGTDAATEEVMGALVANPYLGYIPLRMPEGFDILSAITHGAYDIIVVGPQAHTTHRVRDLFAACMEHNVRFMRLSDFAEMALGKVVLGAVDNEWVTSNIPTASQRGYAIAKRAVDITCAVVLGIPTLLALPLVAGAIRLSSPGPLLYRQMRIGKGLKPFTLLKFRSMVANAEAHTGAVWAQKEDPRVTRFGRFMRKTRIDELPQLWNVLKGELSFVGPRAERPEFHGMLRDAIPFYNERYLVTPGLTGLAQILYDYGASVRDAAEKLQYDLYYIKHRSLVLDVSILLRTIALVLFGKGR, from the coding sequence ATGCGTCGTTTTCTTATCTTATGCGCAGATATTGTAGCCCTCGCTGGGGCCCTTGCGCTTACTATCTGGGCACGTTATCCGGATACTTTTGAGGCACAGTTCCTCCTCCACGGGATCCCCTTTTTATTGATCGGCTTAGCGTGGATCATTGGTCTGTATATCGCCAACCTCTATGACCTCACTGCACAGAACACCTCTGCGCACATTGCAAGCGGCGTCATTCAAGGCGCAGCACTTGCATCGGCAGCGTCGATTGCGCTGTTCTACCTCTCTCCATTTTTTGAGATTACTCCAAAGACAAACCTGTTTCTCTTTATTACCATCGCGACGTGTCTTTTGATCACAGCGCGCATGATCGTCATCCGTGCCTCGGCTCGTATTGCACTTCGTACGCTGTTTATTGGCACAGACGCAGCAACCGAAGAAGTTATGGGAGCACTCGTCGCAAACCCATATCTCGGATACATACCTCTGCGCATGCCCGAAGGCTTTGATATTCTCTCCGCCATCACGCACGGCGCATATGACATTATTGTCGTCGGCCCACAAGCGCACACAACTCATCGCGTGCGCGATCTCTTTGCTGCATGCATGGAGCACAATGTGCGCTTTATGCGCTTGTCTGATTTTGCAGAAATGGCACTTGGAAAGGTGGTGCTCGGAGCCGTAGATAATGAGTGGGTTACCAGTAATATTCCTACGGCATCCCAACGTGGCTATGCGATTGCTAAGCGCGCCGTAGATATTACATGCGCCGTAGTCCTTGGAATTCCGACGCTCCTTGCGCTTCCGCTCGTCGCAGGAGCGATTCGCCTCTCTTCTCCTGGTCCACTCTTATATCGTCAAATGCGCATCGGAAAAGGACTCAAACCTTTCACACTGCTCAAATTCCGCTCTATGGTTGCAAATGCGGAGGCACACACAGGCGCCGTCTGGGCTCAAAAAGAAGACCCTCGCGTTACGCGCTTTGGACGATTCATGCGCAAGACACGCATTGATGAGCTGCCTCAACTGTGGAATGTTTTGAAAGGCGAGCTTTCATTTGTTGGTCCGCGCGCCGAGCGTCCAGAATTCCATGGCATGCTCCGAGACGCAATCCCGTTCTACAATGAGCGCTACCTCGTAACGCCTGGGCTTACAGGGCTTGCACAAATCTTGTACGACTATGGCGCCTCAGTGCGCGACGCCGCAGAAAAACTCCAGTACGATCTCTATTATATTAAACACCGCTCTCTCGTGCTCGATGTGAGTATTTTACTTCGTACCATTGCACTTGTTCTCTTTGGAAAAGGCCGCTAG
- a CDS encoding tetratricopeptide repeat protein codes for MQSQTLARIARVLVYATAVVPLIIFAQYISPFHFGKAIIFRSIIELLVVVYGMLVIVDRSYAPRMHGLTVAMLTFTAAFGIATATSIVPWASFWGSLERMGGFFSFLHFTAFALIVPSVLRERAHWIFFLNLLVAGGVLSALYGFGQKLPVCTPGSSGICALSSWFIGGGGRERIFGTIGNAALFAGYQISVVFLALALWVRGQGSTWERRLYQAMIGLGLLAVTMTVVRGSLLGVGLGALLFTAGMWWKFRETWSRNALVGVLGIAAILGLLISVPALKDSSIAQGSRFMRRLTDTSFDSYTAKTRFWAWDAGLRGWQESPKTMLLGWGPENFNIPFAQHFNPQFFRGYGSETFFDRAHNMFVEVLVTMGLLGLGSYVALFATLFWALYRISQRDDASWRMAWALGSGTVAYMIHNAFIFDTTANWLLFFAIFSFIAWERFGQGATAPQRLIAARWVAPAIGVALSIIACIFIWTTAVIPARANRAITWGIVYGWNNDFPRAVSSFKEGIEKNTIGLYEYRHRFAQFLLDDVSRFAPLGVQFTDAMQYAIAEVEKNKIKNPHDYLPLLYLSRLYVTLGKDDPTSAWNDKALENATAALKLSETFVRTYYEIGQAYLNKNDYETGVAWFKKAAKLNPEVAVSYWYVGAVELERNNKAVAMDYFEEAFDRGYVGTEVDYNRVVPLYNEFNNYTRLVQIFEELVKIQPADAQYRVSLSAAYASAGRIDDALQAAREAVKINPELIDEARMFARSLGREL; via the coding sequence ATGCAATCCCAGACCCTGGCTCGGATCGCGCGCGTTCTCGTGTATGCAACGGCAGTGGTGCCGCTGATTATTTTTGCGCAGTATATTTCCCCATTTCATTTTGGGAAGGCGATTATCTTTCGTTCGATCATAGAGCTTCTAGTGGTGGTGTATGGTATGCTCGTGATCGTTGATCGCTCCTATGCGCCTCGTATGCACGGCCTCACCGTGGCCATGCTCACCTTCACTGCGGCATTCGGTATCGCAACGGCGACAAGCATTGTGCCATGGGCGAGTTTTTGGGGCTCACTTGAACGAATGGGTGGGTTCTTTAGCTTCCTCCATTTCACTGCGTTTGCGCTCATTGTGCCATCAGTCCTTCGTGAACGAGCGCACTGGATATTCTTTTTGAATCTTCTTGTCGCTGGCGGAGTGCTTTCGGCGCTGTATGGTTTTGGCCAAAAGCTCCCCGTGTGTACACCTGGCTCTTCGGGTATTTGTGCGCTGTCATCGTGGTTTATCGGAGGCGGAGGCCGTGAACGTATTTTTGGTACTATAGGTAATGCGGCTCTGTTTGCGGGGTATCAGATCTCTGTAGTGTTTTTAGCTCTTGCGCTATGGGTGAGGGGACAGGGTTCTACGTGGGAGCGCCGTCTCTATCAGGCTATGATCGGGCTTGGTCTTTTGGCGGTTACTATGACCGTTGTTCGTGGTTCGCTCCTTGGTGTGGGCCTTGGCGCGCTGCTCTTCACGGCAGGCATGTGGTGGAAGTTTCGTGAAACGTGGTCGCGCAATGCGCTTGTTGGTGTGCTCGGGATTGCCGCGATTCTCGGTCTTCTTATCTCGGTCCCTGCGTTAAAGGATTCCTCAATCGCTCAGGGCTCACGCTTCATGCGTCGTCTCACCGATACATCATTTGATTCCTACACAGCGAAAACGCGTTTTTGGGCATGGGATGCTGGCTTGCGTGGATGGCAGGAGTCGCCAAAAACGATGCTCCTTGGTTGGGGACCTGAAAACTTCAACATTCCTTTTGCACAACATTTCAACCCACAATTTTTCCGTGGTTATGGATCGGAAACATTCTTTGATCGAGCGCACAATATGTTTGTTGAGGTGCTCGTTACCATGGGCCTTTTAGGCTTAGGGAGCTATGTAGCCTTGTTTGCTACGCTATTTTGGGCTCTCTACCGCATCTCTCAGCGCGACGATGCTTCGTGGCGCATGGCGTGGGCACTAGGGAGTGGCACAGTGGCGTACATGATCCACAATGCATTTATCTTTGATACTACGGCTAATTGGCTCCTTTTCTTTGCCATCTTTTCCTTCATTGCGTGGGAGCGCTTTGGTCAAGGCGCCACCGCTCCACAGAGGCTGATCGCGGCCCGCTGGGTTGCCCCAGCTATCGGCGTTGCGTTGAGTATTATCGCGTGCATCTTCATTTGGACAACTGCGGTAATCCCGGCGAGGGCAAACCGCGCCATTACGTGGGGCATCGTGTATGGATGGAATAATGATTTTCCTCGCGCGGTGAGCTCGTTTAAAGAAGGCATTGAAAAGAACACTATTGGGCTATATGAATATCGCCATCGCTTTGCGCAGTTCCTCCTTGATGACGTGAGCCGCTTCGCGCCACTGGGAGTGCAGTTTACTGATGCGATGCAATATGCAATTGCAGAGGTGGAAAAAAATAAAATTAAAAATCCGCACGACTATCTACCACTTCTCTACCTCTCCCGTCTCTATGTGACGCTTGGGAAAGATGATCCTACATCTGCGTGGAACGATAAGGCGCTTGAAAACGCAACCGCCGCTCTCAAGCTTTCAGAAACATTTGTGCGTACATACTATGAGATCGGTCAGGCGTATCTCAATAAGAACGATTACGAAACGGGCGTTGCCTGGTTTAAAAAGGCAGCGAAGCTCAACCCAGAAGTAGCAGTTTCTTACTGGTATGTTGGCGCCGTTGAATTGGAGCGCAATAACAAAGCAGTTGCGATGGATTATTTCGAAGAAGCATTTGATCGTGGCTATGTCGGCACAGAAGTGGACTACAATCGGGTGGTGCCGCTCTATAACGAATTTAACAACTACACGCGACTTGTGCAGATTTTTGAAGAGCTCGTAAAAATTCAGCCAGCCGATGCTCAGTATCGCGTTTCACTTTCTGCGGCGTATGCGAGCGCTGGACGAATCGACGATGCGCTCCAAGCGGCACGTGAGGCAGTGAAGATCAATCCGGAGCTTATTGATGAAGCGCGCATGTTCGCGCGGAGTCTTGGGCGGGAACTCTAG
- a CDS encoding oligosaccharide flippase family protein, whose product MYAHLRGRIGRVLQHWFVRRVAILQIGTVAATLTQAVAGVLIARLLAPEAFGIYALAMGLAGMMSIVFGVGIQESVTSMVGRAYHSSDRAEVVSLFAYALKASLMLGMCGIAIGALAPWIAHAWYGASAIGWYALVVVCASVISTLFFALASVALQISGGVRSLSAFVFLDIFVRNGLALGAILLGFGVAGAMAGHFVGACVIALVSAWLLQRTHVRDSLMPSWEEILSHVARVSLARYMRASALVAFDRNIGTLFAVLPVVLLGTFVTAGEVGAFKVAFGFINIGVGMIGPLSTLLNGEFPRLELVGLAAVRRTFVRATSVGVVITAAIAGVLALIAPTVFPILYGELFADASHLVALLFGYGVVYGIGVALGPLWRALHAVHYSIGINIGVLALGIPTGLWAMGHFGVLGAIGMVTVWYGASHIVSWLMLWRIMSRRIAVATAPIIP is encoded by the coding sequence ATGTACGCACATCTTCGCGGTCGCATAGGGCGTGTCCTGCAACACTGGTTTGTGCGGCGGGTTGCAATTTTGCAAATTGGTACTGTTGCGGCGACTCTGACCCAGGCAGTTGCCGGCGTTCTTATTGCGCGGCTTTTGGCACCAGAAGCGTTTGGTATCTATGCACTTGCGATGGGGCTGGCTGGCATGATGAGTATTGTGTTTGGCGTCGGTATACAAGAGTCAGTAACGTCGATGGTTGGTCGTGCGTATCATAGCAGTGATCGGGCGGAGGTAGTTTCTCTTTTTGCATATGCGCTCAAGGCTTCGCTGATGCTTGGAATGTGTGGTATTGCGATTGGGGCTCTGGCGCCGTGGATCGCCCATGCGTGGTACGGTGCTTCCGCAATCGGATGGTATGCGCTTGTTGTGGTGTGCGCGTCGGTGATCTCGACTCTCTTCTTCGCGCTTGCGAGTGTTGCATTACAGATTTCTGGCGGCGTGCGTTCGCTTTCTGCATTTGTATTTCTCGATATCTTTGTACGCAACGGTCTTGCTCTCGGCGCTATTCTGTTAGGATTTGGAGTTGCCGGTGCAATGGCGGGACACTTTGTAGGTGCGTGTGTCATTGCTCTTGTGAGCGCTTGGCTTCTCCAGCGCACTCACGTGAGAGATTCGCTCATGCCGAGCTGGGAAGAAATTCTTTCGCACGTTGCTCGCGTATCACTTGCGCGCTACATGCGCGCAAGTGCCCTGGTGGCATTTGATAGAAACATCGGTACGCTTTTTGCGGTGCTCCCCGTGGTCCTCTTGGGTACATTTGTCACTGCGGGAGAGGTGGGAGCGTTTAAGGTCGCATTTGGTTTTATCAATATTGGCGTCGGCATGATTGGGCCGCTCTCCACGCTATTGAATGGGGAATTCCCACGTCTTGAACTTGTTGGGCTTGCAGCCGTACGGCGCACCTTTGTGCGCGCTACGTCCGTTGGTGTTGTTATAACAGCCGCTATCGCTGGCGTACTGGCGCTCATCGCTCCAACGGTATTTCCCATACTCTACGGCGAACTGTTCGCAGATGCCTCGCACCTTGTTGCGCTCTTGTTTGGGTATGGCGTGGTATACGGCATTGGCGTTGCGTTGGGGCCCCTATGGCGCGCGCTCCATGCGGTACACTATTCCATAGGCATCAATATCGGCGTGCTCGCTCTCGGCATCCCAACAGGCTTGTGGGCTATGGGGCATTTCGGAGTTTTGGGCGCGATTGGGATGGTGACAGTATGGTATGGCGCCTCGCACATAGTCTCGTGGCTTATGCTCTGGCGTATTATGTCGCGAAGGATAGCCGTTGCCACAGCACCGATAATTCCGTAA
- a CDS encoding ABC transporter ATP-binding protein yields the protein MALVPTKKLISIAQLVLFAFRKYKLQFAGLIGLGFLGGLSEAVGISAAIPLFYLMTGQDLPSANIITDFITTAFNVLHIPVTPPFLLGFIITLFIFKAVVQFAVRYMNALTVARFEEQTRNDLLSKTLQATWPYLLNKKAGHLEAVMIMDVERGAMVFNQVSAVAIFLTGFITYALAALSISTPITLLSIGIGGAMFFLLKPVFYRSRKLIEEAATSTRDIHHYLSESFFGIKAIKAAAREHPVLDTGRQYFRNLRNARVKTSFYRQSALALIEPVSFIFISILFALSYTAPTFSIASFVVIMYLIQKMFSFLQSTQSNLHAINEFTPHLKSILRYRKEIVTQREQNTGTTPFSFQKELTFDNVDFAYNETKKILVNASFSVPRGSFTAIVGPSGIGKTTIGDILLRLLTPQAGRVTIDGHDISTIDMHEWRKHIGYVPQDPFLLNDTIENNIRFFDNEVTQEQIIQAAKRAHIYDTVMELPEQFATRVGDRGLKLSGGQRQRIVLARALAREPSILILDEATSAVDHESEELIQKALQNLRGKTTVIAITHRIASILSFDQIIALDHGKVVEAGNPQDLLGQKDSYVARLSSIQL from the coding sequence ATGGCACTCGTCCCAACAAAAAAACTAATCTCTATAGCGCAGCTCGTGCTCTTTGCGTTTCGAAAATATAAGCTGCAATTTGCCGGTCTCATCGGCCTTGGGTTCTTAGGCGGTCTTTCCGAAGCGGTTGGCATTAGCGCTGCGATCCCGCTTTTTTATCTGATGACGGGGCAGGATCTTCCATCCGCGAACATTATCACGGACTTTATTACTACAGCATTCAATGTTTTACACATACCCGTCACACCACCGTTCCTACTTGGCTTTATCATTACCCTTTTCATTTTTAAAGCCGTAGTGCAATTTGCCGTGCGCTATATGAATGCCCTTACTGTAGCACGCTTTGAGGAGCAGACACGAAACGACCTGCTTTCCAAGACGCTTCAGGCAACGTGGCCATATCTTCTCAATAAAAAAGCTGGGCATTTAGAAGCGGTCATGATTATGGATGTGGAACGCGGCGCAATGGTATTTAACCAAGTAAGCGCTGTTGCTATTTTTCTCACCGGATTCATAACCTATGCCCTTGCCGCGCTCAGCATCTCAACGCCAATTACTCTTTTATCGATCGGTATTGGTGGAGCGATGTTTTTTCTCTTAAAGCCAGTTTTCTATCGCAGCCGCAAATTGATCGAAGAAGCTGCCACAAGCACACGAGATATACACCATTATCTCAGTGAGAGCTTTTTTGGCATTAAAGCTATTAAGGCCGCTGCGCGCGAACATCCTGTGCTCGACACGGGCAGACAATATTTCCGGAACCTGCGCAACGCGCGTGTCAAAACTTCTTTTTACAGACAGTCCGCGCTCGCGCTCATTGAGCCGGTGAGTTTCATTTTTATCAGTATACTTTTTGCCCTCTCATACACTGCACCAACATTTTCTATCGCATCATTTGTGGTGATCATGTATCTCATTCAAAAAATGTTTTCCTTTTTACAATCAACACAGAGCAACCTCCATGCAATCAATGAATTTACTCCGCACCTAAAGAGCATACTCCGATATCGCAAAGAAATCGTAACACAACGGGAACAGAATACTGGCACTACGCCCTTCTCTTTCCAAAAAGAGCTCACGTTTGACAATGTAGACTTTGCTTACAATGAAACAAAGAAAATTCTTGTGAATGCGTCTTTCTCGGTGCCACGCGGATCATTTACCGCAATCGTTGGTCCTTCGGGCATTGGGAAAACAACCATCGGAGACATACTTCTACGACTTCTGACGCCTCAGGCTGGGCGTGTCACCATAGACGGACATGACATTTCTACTATTGATATGCATGAATGGCGCAAGCACATAGGATACGTGCCACAAGACCCGTTTCTACTCAACGATACTATTGAAAACAATATCCGTTTTTTTGATAACGAGGTGACGCAGGAGCAGATCATACAAGCCGCAAAACGAGCGCATATATATGATACCGTTATGGAGCTCCCTGAGCAGTTCGCGACAAGAGTTGGCGATCGTGGATTAAAACTTTCTGGCGGGCAACGCCAACGCATAGTGCTTGCGCGCGCACTCGCACGCGAGCCAAGCATTCTTATCTTAGACGAGGCGACAAGCGCCGTAGATCATGAGTCAGAAGAGCTCATCCAAAAAGCACTGCAGAATCTTCGTGGAAAGACGACTGTCATCGCCATCACACATCGCATTGCGTCAATCCTTTCTTTTGACCAAATTATTGCCCTCGATCACGGAAAAGTTGTAGAAGCAGGCAACCCTCAAGACCTCCTTGGGCAAAAAGATTCTTATGTTGCCCGACTTTCATCGATACAATTATGA